The following are from one region of the Neurospora crassa OR74A linkage group III, whole genome shotgun sequence genome:
- the arp-8 gene encoding chromatin remodeling complex subunit, producing MVGKVSERVLLREGLERTDNGMKQTSWPDVVPINQKNYYTDYMKRDDQILSLRLQSELNRDRLVQSAKDRDRALNYTNGEVPLPLDELQGDDGPTTTAYADPSKVIVIHPGSQNLRIGFASDALPKTIPMVLATKYPQTESEMYEALPRRQFEARTNEQQYGEDWSKKYQKMCNDLKTDMRANRRKVLPNSKDLVLNFNRRTEAEVISTHNDPLQVDWTDVKTLEDPDSNASVFIGQQALRIPDDSNPKFKLWWPIQHGWMNEDDYPTKAHLFNDIETLLDRALRYDLGLKRSTEWKQYSCVFVIPDLYDKKYVEQILHLCVEWFEFSKISFIQESMAASFGAGYTQACVVDVGAQKTSITCVEDGLCIEDSRINLKFGGYDVTETFIKMMLYDNFPYQEINLRRRYDFLLAEELKIKYCTLSQANISVQNSDFHVRAPNQPTRKYQFKFYDEVILAPMGFYDPSIFDNSTKLRGRRKLIERSYNAYDVEVPDDPTSAAQFAVLSHIAPSLNAHTLAGALNDLATPGKEKPLSFNFLARGDTAAGTPGTSKAPSPAPGEGTGTPVPPPFVFGAGGGSPAPSGRNGTTPVPTSGAAAAPNGTGAGSNTLAVPGMPAEAIQRTPKSMAAERDAVLPVVPLDIAIMTSIQNAAKGDEKKVRELMGSIMVIGGGAKIPHFAPYLEEKLKARRPDLSERILVSRSAREMDEQVVVWKGASVFAKLSTNDSWITNYEYKMLGSRVIYHKALWQY from the exons ATGGTCGGGAAAGTCAGCGAACGCGTCCTCCTTCGGGAAG GGTTGGAGCGCACCGACAATGGCATGAAGCAGACAAGTTGGCCCGACGTCGTTCCCATCAACCAAAAGAACTATTACAC TGATTACATGAAGCGGGATGACCAGATCCTTTCGCTCAGACTCCAGAGTGAACTGAACAGAGACCGGCTTGTACAAAGTGCCAAGGACCGCGATCGCGCCCTCAACTACACCAATGGCGAAGTGCCTCTCCCTCTCGACGAGCTACAGGGCGATGATGGGCCGACCACCACAGCCTATGCCGACCCGTCCAAGGTCATCGTTATACACCCCGGAAGTCAAAACCTCAGAATCGGGTTTGCGAGCGACGCGCTTCCGAAAACCATCCCTATGGTCCTCGCGACAAAGTACCCCCAGACCGAGTCGGAGATGTACGAAGCGCTACCGAGGAGGCAGTTCGAAGCTAGGACAAATGAGCAGCAATACGGCGAAGACTGGTCCAAGAAGTACCAAAAAATGTGCAACGACCTCAAGACCGACATGCGCGCAAACAGGCGCAAGGTTCTCCCCAACTCAAAAGATCTGGTTCTCAACTTCAACCGCCGAACAGAAGCGGAAGTCATCTCTACCCACAATGACCCCCTTCAAGTAGACTGGACCGATGTCAAGACTCTGGAGGACCCGGATTCGAACGCTTCCGTGTTCATTGGACAACAGGCGTTACGCATTCCGGACGATTCCAACCCCAAATTCAAGCTATGGTGGCCGATACAGCACGGCTGGATGAATGAAGACGACTATCCCACAAAAGCCCATCTATTCAACGACATCGAAACCCTACTTGATCGCGCCTTACGCTATGATTTGGGTCTGAAGCGAAGTACCGAATGGAAGCAGTATAGCTGCGTCTTCGTCATCCCAGATTTGTACGACAAGAAGTATGTGGAGCAAATATTACACCTGTGCGTGGAGTGGTTCGAGTTCAGCAAGATTTCCTTCATACAAGAAAGTATGGCGGCTTCATTCGGTGCCGGCTACACACAGGCCTGTGTTGTCGACGTCGGCGCACAAAAGACGTCCATCACCTGTGTTGAGGATGGACTGTGCATCGAGGACTCTCGCATCAACCTGAAATTTGGCGGTTACGATGTTACCGAAACTTTCATCAAGATGATGCTTTACGACAACTTCCCCTACCAGGAAATCAATCTACGCCGAAGATACGACTTCTTGTTAGCCGAAGAGTTGAAGATCAAGTACTGCACGCTATCACAAGCCAACATATCCGTCCAGAACTCCGATTTCCACGTGCGCGCCCCTAACCAGCCCACTCGCAAATACCAGTTCAAATTCTACGATGAGGTTATCCTGGCCCCTATGGGATTCTATGACCCTTCCATCTTCGACAACAGCACCAAGCTCAGAGGCAGGAGGAAGCTCATCGAGAGGTCGTATAACGCCTACGATGTAGAAGTCCCAGATGACCCTACATCAGCTGCCCAGTTCGCCGTCCTATCCCATATCGCTCCCAGCCTTAATGCACACACCCTTGCGGGAGCGTTGAATGATCTTGCTACGCCTGGCAAGGAGAAGCCGCTGTCATTCAATTTCTTGGCGCGCGGCGACACCGCGGCTGGAACCCCTGGCACATCAAAGGCGCCATCGCCTGCTCCTGGAGAGGGCACCGGCACTCCCGTTCCACCGCCGTTCGTCTTCGGAGCAGGCGGCGGTAGTCCCGCCCCCAGTGGACGGAATGGCACTACCCCAGTCCCCACGAGTGGGGCCGCTGCGGCCCCCAATGGCACTGGCGCCGGCAGCAACACATTAGCTGTCCCCGGCATGCCAGCCGAGGCCATTCAGCGCACTCCGAAGTCAATGGCCGCAGAGCGTGACGCTGTGCTGCCAGTAGTTCCTCTTGACATCGCCATCATGACCAGCATTCAGAACGCCGCCAAGggtgatgagaagaaggtcaGGGAGCTGATGGGAAGCATCATGGttattggtggtggtgccaagATCCCGCACTTTGCGCCCTATCTTgaggagaagctcaaggcACGTCGTCCGGACCTGTCAGAGCGGATCTTGGTGAGCAGGAGCGCGAGGGAGATGGACGAACAAGTCGTTGTTTGGAAGGGAGCGAGCGTCTTTGCGAAGCTGTCGACCAACGATTCGTGGATTACGAACTATGAGTACAAAATGCTGGGGTCCAGGGTCATCTACCACAAGGCGCTGTGGCAGTACTGA